The following proteins come from a genomic window of Methylorubrum populi:
- the mdcB gene encoding triphosphoribosyl-dephospho-CoA synthase MdcB — MSRLQALRSLPNNEIVGRSSRADTIARAAADALRLELDTYPKPGLVSPIDSGSHADMDAETFRNSSAAITPFFRDLALAGAAGATMPALRRIGLDAEAAMRAATGGVNTHRGAIFGLGLLCVAAGALARPSAGALGALVRERYGAAILDGTVLLHAPGAWVRRRHGVGGAPVEAASGFPSLYRVGLPALRRARRVRPGDDGASRVEACLALIAHLEDTNLLHRGGPEGLAFARAEAARFIAAGGVARSDWRARAEALHRAFVARNLSPGGAADLLAMTLFVDAIEARP, encoded by the coding sequence ATGAGTCGGCTCCAAGCGCTTCGGTCCCTTCCGAACAACGAGATCGTCGGCCGATCGTCTCGGGCCGACACGATCGCGCGGGCGGCCGCAGACGCGCTCCGTCTCGAACTCGACACCTACCCGAAGCCCGGCCTCGTGAGTCCGATCGACTCCGGCAGCCACGCCGACATGGACGCGGAAACGTTCCGGAACAGCAGTGCGGCGATCACGCCCTTCTTCCGCGATCTCGCCCTCGCCGGTGCCGCGGGGGCAACGATGCCGGCTCTGCGCCGCATCGGTCTCGACGCCGAAGCGGCGATGCGGGCCGCGACGGGGGGCGTGAACACCCATCGCGGCGCGATCTTCGGGCTCGGTCTCCTCTGCGTCGCGGCCGGAGCCTTGGCACGTCCGTCGGCCGGGGCGCTCGGTGCCCTCGTGCGCGAACGCTACGGTGCGGCAATCCTCGACGGTACGGTACTGCTCCACGCCCCGGGCGCGTGGGTACGTCGCCGCCACGGAGTCGGCGGCGCGCCGGTCGAGGCCGCCAGCGGGTTCCCGAGCCTCTACCGCGTCGGCCTACCGGCCCTGAGGCGCGCTCGGCGGGTCCGTCCCGGCGACGATGGAGCTTCACGGGTGGAGGCCTGCCTCGCCCTGATCGCGCATCTGGAGGACACGAACCTGCTGCATCGCGGCGGGCCGGAAGGGCTCGCTTTCGCGCGTGCCGAGGCGGCGCGCTTCATCGCGGCGGGCGGTGTCGCTCGATCCGACTGGCGGGCACGCGCCGAGGCGCTGCACCGCGCCTTCGTCGCTCGCAACCTAAGCCCCGGCGGCGCGGCGGACCTCCTCGCCATGACGCTGTTCGTGGATGCCATCGAGGCTCGTCCATGA
- a CDS encoding helix-turn-helix transcriptional regulator has translation MTVDVDRHELRQIIAGLSEGVILVEPDQTIAYANGAALAMHGVESIDELGSDVDAYRERFALRYRNNRTPEHYPIERVVAGEQFHDVVVEVRRADRPEIDFVHSLRSLVATDREGHPSCLALILKDVSDQFEAEQRFEATFNANPAPAVITRLSDLRHVKVNAGFLEMTGLTRDAVIGRSVYEVDVLAGARNRELAINRLNEGGTIPQMEACLSLPDGDSRFVIVAGQPIEMGDEPCMLFTFADLELRRKAEAALRQSEERFAKAFRLTPVPTLLARLDAFTVTGINEAFARVFGHGEDGVVGRSFSQIGLWVAEATRERFEDTIRRTGFVSGQEVCLRHEDGTELDCLASGERIEIGEATFALLVLQDITERKRGERELFEAIEAVMADTSWFSRGLIEKLANLRQPGPRDGDGASPTLTVRERQILNLICSGLADDAIAKRLNLSRNTVRNHGAALYRKLGVHKRAEAVIWGRENGFPLPSPST, from the coding sequence GTGACGGTCGATGTCGACAGGCATGAGCTGAGGCAGATCATCGCTGGCCTGAGCGAAGGGGTGATCCTGGTCGAGCCCGATCAGACCATCGCCTACGCCAATGGGGCCGCGCTTGCCATGCACGGGGTCGAGAGCATCGACGAGCTCGGGAGCGACGTCGATGCCTATCGCGAGCGCTTCGCCCTGCGCTACCGCAACAATCGGACACCGGAACATTATCCCATCGAACGTGTCGTCGCCGGCGAGCAATTTCACGATGTCGTCGTCGAGGTTCGGCGCGCCGATCGGCCGGAGATCGATTTCGTCCATTCCCTGCGCAGCCTAGTCGCCACCGATCGGGAGGGACATCCGAGCTGCCTCGCCCTCATCCTGAAAGACGTCTCGGATCAGTTCGAGGCCGAGCAGCGCTTCGAGGCCACGTTCAACGCGAACCCGGCCCCCGCGGTCATCACCCGGCTATCGGATTTGCGCCACGTCAAGGTCAATGCCGGCTTCCTCGAGATGACCGGACTTACCCGTGACGCCGTCATCGGTCGGAGCGTCTATGAGGTCGATGTTCTGGCCGGCGCACGCAACCGCGAGCTTGCGATCAATCGTCTCAACGAGGGCGGCACCATCCCGCAGATGGAGGCCTGCCTCTCGCTTCCGGACGGCGACAGCCGTTTCGTCATCGTAGCCGGCCAACCCATCGAGATGGGTGACGAGCCCTGCATGCTCTTCACCTTCGCCGATCTCGAATTGCGCCGGAAGGCCGAAGCCGCGTTGCGCCAAAGCGAGGAGCGCTTCGCCAAGGCATTCCGGCTGACCCCCGTTCCGACCCTGCTGGCGCGCCTCGACGCCTTCACGGTGACCGGCATCAACGAGGCGTTTGCCCGGGTCTTCGGTCACGGAGAGGACGGGGTCGTCGGGCGCTCGTTCAGCCAGATCGGGCTCTGGGTCGCGGAGGCGACCCGCGAGCGGTTCGAGGACACGATACGGCGCACCGGGTTCGTGTCAGGGCAGGAGGTCTGTCTCCGCCACGAAGACGGCACCGAGCTCGACTGTCTCGCTTCCGGCGAACGCATCGAGATCGGAGAGGCGACGTTCGCGCTCCTGGTCCTTCAGGACATCACCGAGCGCAAGCGCGGCGAGCGGGAGCTGTTCGAGGCCATCGAAGCGGTCATGGCCGACACCTCCTGGTTCAGCCGCGGGCTCATCGAGAAGCTGGCCAATCTGCGCCAGCCCGGGCCTCGGGACGGCGATGGAGCGAGCCCGACCCTGACGGTGCGCGAGCGGCAGATCCTAAACCTGATCTGCTCGGGGCTCGCCGACGACGCCATCGCCAAGCGGCTCAATCTCTCGCGCAACACCGTGCGCAACCACGGAGCCGCCCTCTATCGCAAGCTCGGCGTCCACAAGCGGGCGGAGGCGGTGATCTGGGGACGCGAGAACGGCTTCCCCCTCCCTTCGCCCAGTACTTAA
- a CDS encoding SOUL family heme-binding protein, translating into MDKFLYYLVTFLESALSVVGIRATYEEPRYAVVERLERGVEIRDYEGRVAVETDARGQQDGEAFGRLFRYITGANGGAARIAMTTPVETRGRLIAMTVPVEQGAAGTMRFYLPRKVVEAGAPEPTEPGVRLARIPPERLAVLRFSGSATAEAREHQSRILTEVLGRAAVGKPARPPFFMGYDPPFSVPFLRRNEVAVRLQSAKT; encoded by the coding sequence ATGGACAAGTTCCTCTACTACCTCGTCACCTTCCTCGAATCCGCTCTGTCGGTGGTCGGCATCCGCGCGACCTACGAGGAGCCGCGCTACGCCGTGGTCGAACGGCTCGAGCGCGGCGTCGAAATTCGGGACTACGAAGGGCGCGTGGCGGTCGAGACGGATGCGAGGGGCCAGCAGGACGGTGAAGCGTTCGGGCGCCTGTTCCGATACATCACAGGCGCGAATGGTGGAGCGGCCCGCATCGCGATGACCACGCCCGTCGAGACCAGAGGCCGGCTGATCGCGATGACCGTGCCGGTCGAGCAGGGCGCGGCGGGCACGATGCGATTCTACCTGCCGCGGAAGGTGGTCGAGGCAGGGGCACCGGAGCCGACCGAGCCCGGTGTCCGGCTGGCACGCATCCCGCCCGAGCGGCTGGCGGTCCTGCGCTTCTCCGGCAGCGCGACGGCTGAAGCGCGTGAGCATCAATCCCGCATCCTCACCGAGGTGCTGGGCAGGGCAGCGGTCGGGAAGCCGGCGCGGCCGCCGTTCTTCATGGGCTACGATCCCCCCTTCTCAGTTCCTTTCCTGCGAAGGAACGAGGTCGCTGTCCGGTTGCAGTCCGCGAAAACCTGA
- a CDS encoding PhnA-like protein has product MTTITSPSSVASADTRAVLLNEVSWGAILAGTVIAIVTQVVLNLVGVGIGLAAVGTNAADNPTASTFSLGAGLWFVASGVVASLAGGLVAGRLSGKSLPGAAALHGLVSWAVTTLVVLYLLTSAASGLAGGTLSAVSGALGGAGNLVGGTVQTAAQAAAPSLSKISNPFEGIEQKVREQSAGQDPQAARDAAVAAIRAVLTGDPAQKEQAKNRAADALAKAQGISPDQAKTQIDDYQKQYEQAVTAAKQKAEAAAASAKSAATQGAFYAALALVLGALAAFFGGRLGAPSPVTALGTYDARRA; this is encoded by the coding sequence GTGACCACGATCACAAGCCCTTCCTCCGTCGCATCCGCCGACACCCGGGCCGTCCTTCTCAACGAGGTGTCCTGGGGTGCCATCCTGGCCGGCACCGTCATCGCGATCGTGACGCAGGTCGTCCTGAACCTCGTCGGCGTGGGGATCGGGCTCGCCGCAGTCGGCACCAACGCCGCCGACAACCCGACCGCCTCGACCTTCTCGCTCGGCGCGGGGCTATGGTTCGTGGCCTCCGGCGTCGTCGCCTCGCTGGCCGGCGGCCTCGTCGCCGGTCGCCTGTCCGGCAAGTCCCTGCCGGGCGCCGCCGCTCTGCACGGCCTCGTCTCATGGGCGGTCACCACACTGGTTGTGCTGTACCTGCTGACCTCGGCGGCGAGCGGCCTGGCCGGCGGCACGCTGAGCGCGGTTTCGGGCGCTCTCGGGGGCGCGGGCAACCTCGTCGGCGGCACCGTGCAGACGGCGGCCCAGGCGGCGGCGCCGTCGCTGTCCAAGATCTCCAACCCGTTCGAAGGGATCGAGCAGAAGGTCCGCGAGCAATCCGCCGGCCAGGATCCGCAGGCGGCGCGTGACGCCGCGGTGGCCGCTATCCGGGCCGTGCTGACCGGCGATCCGGCACAGAAGGAGCAGGCCAAGAACCGCGCGGCCGATGCGCTCGCTAAGGCGCAGGGCATCTCGCCGGACCAGGCCAAGACGCAGATCGACGATTACCAGAAGCAGTACGAGCAGGCCGTGACGGCGGCCAAGCAGAAGGCTGAGGCCGCTGCCGCCTCCGCAAAGTCGGCGGCCACGCAGGGGGCCTTCTACGCCGCCCTCGCACTGGTCCTCGGCGCGCTCGCCGCCTTCTTCGGCGGTCGTCTCGGCGCTCCGTCGCCCGTTACCGCGCTCGGCACCTACGACGCCCGCCGCGCCTGA
- the mdcE gene encoding biotin-independent malonate decarboxylase subunit gamma yields MTRANTSLPEILAGLFPEGHSVTVEEGLVSGEGPFRGGRLAVIGIDGDTALGVDGACRLAGDVLDVVRRGGGTPILVAIDSDSQRMSRRDELLGLNEYLAHLAKTLLLADAHGHPTVGLIYGHSAAGAFIATALATRVLVGLPGANPSVMDLPSVARVTKLPLDRLEAMAKDTPVFAPGLDNMVRTGAVQAVLDPDQPLAAQIAAVIDAMPSEDVRDRLGRERGGRPVAEEIAAQVVREAAFG; encoded by the coding sequence ATGACGCGCGCTAATACGTCGCTGCCCGAGATCCTGGCCGGCCTGTTCCCCGAAGGCCATTCCGTCACCGTCGAGGAGGGTCTCGTCAGCGGCGAGGGTCCGTTCAGGGGCGGCCGTCTCGCGGTGATCGGCATCGACGGCGATACCGCCCTCGGCGTCGACGGCGCCTGCCGGCTCGCGGGCGATGTCCTCGACGTGGTGCGCCGGGGCGGCGGCACGCCGATTCTCGTCGCCATCGATTCCGACAGTCAGCGCATGAGCCGGCGCGACGAGTTGCTCGGCCTCAACGAGTATCTCGCCCACCTCGCCAAGACGCTGCTGCTCGCCGACGCCCACGGCCACCCGACGGTCGGGCTGATCTACGGCCACTCGGCGGCGGGCGCCTTCATCGCAACGGCCCTGGCGACCCGCGTCCTCGTCGGCCTGCCGGGGGCCAATCCGAGCGTGATGGACCTGCCCTCGGTGGCGCGCGTGACGAAGCTGCCGCTCGACCGGCTCGAAGCCATGGCCAAGGACACGCCGGTTTTCGCACCCGGCCTCGACAACATGGTGCGCACCGGCGCGGTGCAGGCCGTGCTCGACCCGGACCAGCCTCTTGCGGCCCAGATCGCCGCCGTGATCGATGCCATGCCGTCCGAGGATGTTCGCGACCGGCTCGGACGCGAGCGCGGCGGGCGGCCGGTGGCGGAAGAGATTGCCGCGCAGGTCGTCCGCGAAGCGGCCTTCGGCTGA
- the mdcG gene encoding malonate decarboxylase holo-[acyl-carrier-protein] synthase, with protein sequence MAEAYRRHDLLDVEPGAWAAAIAARADLAGVPHVAAWAEDGRPVILRRRNPGDEAGLIPVGLPLPPRDGKRRIGFALPPDAVRPRRPLLLAESRGACPPAWAATLGALIALSECHGLAPRPFGSLLWQSLTGLPYLSERSDLDLLWPVRAAIPPGLLDGLANIDARAPMRLDGEILFPDGSGVNWRELHAAAPDDTVLVKHRDRLVLREAAAVLAGRPAGGLAGVGE encoded by the coding sequence GTGGCTGAGGCGTACCGGCGCCACGACCTGCTCGATGTGGAGCCGGGCGCCTGGGCGGCAGCGATCGCTGCGCGCGCGGACCTCGCGGGGGTGCCGCACGTCGCGGCATGGGCGGAGGACGGGCGACCGGTCATCCTGCGCCGCCGGAATCCGGGCGACGAAGCGGGGCTCATCCCCGTCGGCCTGCCGCTGCCGCCGCGCGACGGCAAGCGCCGGATCGGCTTCGCTCTTCCGCCGGACGCGGTCCGTCCGCGCCGTCCCCTCCTGCTGGCGGAGTCACGTGGCGCCTGCCCACCTGCCTGGGCCGCAACGCTGGGAGCGCTCATTGCGCTGAGCGAGTGTCATGGCCTCGCGCCGCGTCCTTTCGGGAGCCTGCTCTGGCAGAGCCTGACCGGCCTGCCCTACCTGTCGGAGCGATCGGACCTCGACCTGCTCTGGCCGGTCCGGGCTGCGATTCCGCCCGGCCTGCTCGACGGCTTGGCGAACATCGACGCGCGCGCACCCATGCGCCTCGACGGCGAGATCCTGTTTCCGGACGGAAGCGGCGTGAATTGGCGCGAACTGCACGCCGCCGCGCCCGACGACACGGTTCTGGTCAAGCACCGTGACCGTTTGGTTCTCCGCGAGGCCGCCGCAGTTCTCGCGGGCCGGCCGGCGGGCGGCTTAGCAGGAGTTGGAGAATGA
- a CDS encoding CsbD family protein: MVDTDRITGAAKEIGGKVQGAVGDLTGSRSDAVEGRFREAQGSAENLYGQAKDAVRHAADEAYEVAEDAYEQGRRYLRGGSREVGEYVSDAPVASLLVAGAVGFGLGLLVSKL, translated from the coding sequence ATGGTCGATACGGACAGGATCACGGGTGCCGCGAAGGAAATCGGCGGCAAGGTGCAGGGCGCGGTTGGCGATCTGACCGGTTCGCGCAGCGACGCGGTCGAGGGTCGCTTCCGCGAAGCCCAGGGCAGTGCCGAGAACCTCTACGGCCAGGCCAAGGACGCCGTCCGACATGCCGCCGACGAGGCCTACGAAGTGGCCGAGGACGCCTACGAGCAGGGGCGTCGCTACTTGCGCGGCGGCTCGCGCGAGGTCGGCGAATACGTGTCCGACGCGCCCGTCGCCTCGCTCCTCGTTGCGGGCGCTGTCGGCTTCGGCCTCGGCCTGCTCGTCAGCAAGCTCTGA
- a CDS encoding TAXI family TRAP transporter solute-binding subunit has translation MSRLAQYAAVLGIALVASAGDPAAGAPDTVPTDVGPATEAALGERMNANTVTVVTGTPGGTYFRIGAELAFVLDDGDKLRILPILGKGAGENAYDIRFLKGVDLGFVRTDTLDQLRQDKRLKNIEQQIHYIAKLFNDELHIIAPKSIRTISDLAGKRISFDVKGSGTDYSGRAMFRELGVTVEGINVDQPTALEMLRAGEIEAVVSVAAKPVAFIANFDPGDRFHFVSAPYPDTMKEAYVPATLMRADYPKFVGEEAVETVAVGTVLGVYNSPKGSARYEKLVRFVEAFFGKFDKFLAPSRHPKWREVNLAASVTGWKRFRPAQEWLDRHRELEAVAQPNLDRFFQSQPQRPAGKDEIYQAYLKWRQAQTPPR, from the coding sequence ATGTCGAGGCTTGCCCAATACGCTGCCGTCCTCGGGATCGCCTTGGTGGCGAGCGCAGGCGACCCTGCCGCGGGAGCCCCAGACACGGTACCAACCGATGTCGGCCCCGCGACGGAAGCTGCTCTCGGCGAGCGCATGAACGCCAACACCGTCACGGTGGTGACCGGAACGCCCGGCGGAACATACTTCCGCATCGGCGCCGAGCTCGCCTTCGTGCTGGACGACGGGGATAAGCTGCGGATCCTGCCGATACTTGGCAAGGGCGCGGGCGAGAATGCCTATGACATCCGGTTCCTAAAGGGCGTTGATCTCGGCTTCGTTCGCACCGATACATTGGACCAGCTACGACAGGACAAGCGCCTGAAGAACATCGAGCAGCAGATCCATTACATTGCCAAGCTATTCAACGACGAACTGCATATCATCGCACCGAAATCGATCCGTACGATTAGCGATCTTGCGGGCAAGCGGATCAGCTTCGACGTCAAGGGCAGTGGAACCGACTACAGCGGCCGGGCCATGTTCCGCGAACTCGGCGTGACTGTGGAGGGGATCAACGTCGATCAGCCCACTGCCCTCGAGATGCTGCGCGCCGGCGAGATCGAGGCTGTCGTGTCGGTGGCGGCTAAGCCGGTGGCGTTCATTGCGAACTTCGATCCGGGTGACCGCTTCCACTTCGTGTCAGCCCCCTACCCGGACACGATGAAAGAAGCCTATGTTCCCGCGACGCTGATGCGGGCTGATTATCCGAAGTTTGTCGGCGAAGAGGCGGTGGAGACCGTGGCGGTTGGCACGGTCCTCGGGGTCTACAACAGCCCCAAGGGATCAGCGCGCTATGAGAAGCTCGTCCGCTTCGTCGAGGCCTTCTTCGGCAAGTTCGACAAATTTCTAGCTCCCTCGCGTCATCCGAAATGGCGGGAGGTCAACCTCGCGGCCTCGGTCACGGGCTGGAAGCGCTTCCGGCCGGCGCAGGAATGGCTCGACCGCCACAGAGAGCTGGAGGCCGTTGCCCAGCCGAATCTGGACCGGTTCTTCCAGTCACAGCCTCAGCGGCCGGCCGGAAAGGACGAGATCTATCAAGCCTATCTGAAGTGGCGGCAGGCGCAGACGCCGCCTCGATGA
- a CDS encoding CsbD family protein — protein MNRDQFRGASRHIKGRAQTALGSVTGDPARQMRGAVNQVAGGAQYVYGSARDRAEDLARDGRHLARAAHERADDLIEDGRRFVGEARRHGRDYGRRAVRYAETNRTSTLLGLVAAAFALGWLARPTR, from the coding sequence ATGAACCGCGATCAGTTCCGCGGCGCGTCCCGTCACATCAAGGGCCGAGCCCAGACCGCACTCGGCAGCGTCACCGGCGATCCCGCCCGCCAGATGCGCGGGGCCGTCAATCAGGTCGCCGGCGGTGCGCAGTACGTCTACGGCAGTGCCCGCGACCGGGCGGAGGATCTTGCCCGCGACGGACGCCACCTCGCCCGCGCCGCCCACGAGCGGGCGGACGATCTGATCGAGGACGGCCGCCGCTTCGTCGGCGAAGCCCGGCGCCACGGCCGGGACTACGGTCGGCGCGCCGTCCGCTACGCCGAGACCAACCGCACCTCGACCCTGCTCGGACTCGTGGCCGCCGCCTTCGCGCTCGGCTGGCTCGCGCGTCCCACGCGCTGA
- a CDS encoding acyltransferase domain-containing protein → MTLAVLLSGQGGQHPGMFDLTADWPAAEPVFAAAARILGQDPRAFVRAPGADLHGNRTGQILCCAAALAGWTIVEAARPARAIVAGYSIGDLAAWGCAGRFDAEEILRLAAARAEAMDAASGEGFALAGIRGLRLAEIETMAEGHGCHLAIRNAADSAVVGGPRAALEEVCSRARAAGAQRAVVLSVRTPSHTPILREASRRFEEALAAERPRRPPAGAPRLISGLDGAAVFDVQAGLSKLASQISRTIDWAACLVACREYGCETVLELGPGHALATMAREALPRARVHALEEFRSASGAADWIRGN, encoded by the coding sequence ATGACGCTCGCGGTCCTCCTGTCCGGCCAGGGCGGACAGCACCCCGGCATGTTCGATCTCACCGCGGACTGGCCCGCGGCCGAACCGGTCTTCGCCGCGGCGGCGCGTATCCTCGGCCAGGACCCCCGGGCCTTCGTTCGCGCGCCGGGCGCGGATCTGCACGGCAACCGCACCGGACAGATCCTCTGCTGCGCCGCCGCGCTGGCGGGCTGGACCATCGTGGAAGCGGCCCGTCCGGCCCGCGCGATCGTTGCCGGTTACAGCATCGGCGATCTCGCGGCCTGGGGATGCGCCGGCCGCTTCGACGCGGAGGAGATCCTGCGTCTCGCCGCGGCCCGTGCCGAAGCGATGGATGCCGCCAGCGGCGAGGGCTTCGCGCTTGCCGGAATCCGCGGATTGCGCCTTGCCGAGATCGAGACGATGGCCGAAGGCCACGGCTGCCATCTTGCCATCCGCAATGCCGCCGACAGCGCCGTCGTCGGCGGTCCGCGTGCGGCGCTCGAAGAGGTCTGCTCGCGAGCCCGCGCGGCCGGTGCGCAGCGGGCTGTGGTCCTCTCGGTGCGCACGCCCTCGCACACGCCGATCTTGCGCGAGGCAAGCCGACGCTTCGAGGAGGCGCTCGCTGCCGAGCGCCCGCGCCGCCCGCCCGCGGGGGCGCCGCGGCTGATCAGCGGCCTCGACGGCGCCGCCGTCTTCGACGTTCAGGCCGGTTTGTCGAAGCTCGCAAGCCAGATCTCTCGGACGATCGATTGGGCCGCCTGCCTAGTGGCCTGCCGGGAGTATGGTTGCGAGACCGTGCTCGAACTCGGCCCCGGCCATGCCCTCGCGACCATGGCCCGTGAGGCGCTTCCGAGGGCACGTGTCCACGCTCTGGAGGAATTCCGTTCCGCCTCGGGAGCCGCGGATTGGATCAGAGGCAATTGA
- a CDS encoding YidB family protein — protein sequence MSKGYPSMTALLGLLAIAGYQNRDKIAELLKGNQDRIGHSPVPPSPNPSADQGGSGALDNLGGLFGGIGSAGVGGLIASGLSELVEHFTKGGHGEAANSWVRQGPNRDIAEADLERAIGSETLEHLTRQTGLSRAALLSRLSRELPSAIDRYSPDGRLPV from the coding sequence ATGAGCAAGGGATATCCGTCGATGACGGCCCTGCTGGGACTGCTGGCGATCGCCGGCTACCAGAACCGGGACAAGATCGCCGAATTGCTGAAGGGGAACCAAGACCGGATCGGGCATTCGCCGGTGCCGCCATCGCCGAATCCGAGCGCGGACCAGGGAGGCTCCGGTGCGCTGGACAACCTCGGGGGGCTGTTCGGCGGCATCGGATCGGCCGGCGTGGGCGGCCTGATCGCCTCCGGGCTGAGCGAACTCGTCGAGCATTTCACCAAGGGTGGCCATGGCGAGGCCGCGAATTCCTGGGTGCGGCAGGGACCGAACCGCGATATCGCCGAGGCGGATCTGGAGCGCGCGATCGGTTCGGAGACGCTCGAACATCTCACGCGGCAGACCGGTCTGAGCCGTGCCGCTCTGCTGTCGCGGCTCTCGCGCGAACTTCCTTCCGCAATCGATCGGTACTCGCCGGACGGGCGCCTGCCGGTCTGA
- a CDS encoding CsbD family protein, which yields MSSTSDKIKGLANEAVGNIKQGVGNVTGNDRLVAEGKAQELKGEAQKTVGDVKDGAKNLADKITGKR from the coding sequence ATGAGCAGCACCTCCGACAAGATCAAGGGCCTCGCCAATGAGGCCGTCGGCAACATCAAGCAGGGCGTCGGCAACGTAACCGGCAACGACCGGCTCGTGGCCGAAGGCAAGGCGCAGGAGCTCAAGGGCGAGGCGCAGAAGACGGTCGGCGACGTCAAGGACGGCGCCAAGAACCTCGCCGACAAGATCACCGGCAAGCGCTGA
- a CDS encoding PRC-barrel domain-containing protein, which translates to MMFRPTFCALLLLASAPALAQEPAPVAAQPATLNDDLRAKFVAQAPEDVVASKLIGLSIRNGGNETIGSVADVVFDERRAVKSYVVSVGGFLGLNAKYVAVAPDTLKLSRKDGGTLDAVIETDKDQLRAAPEYIYLGAEPKK; encoded by the coding sequence ATGATGTTCCGCCCGACCTTCTGTGCCCTTCTGCTGCTGGCGAGTGCGCCGGCATTGGCCCAGGAGCCCGCACCCGTGGCTGCCCAGCCGGCAACGCTCAACGATGACCTTCGGGCGAAGTTCGTCGCTCAGGCACCGGAGGACGTGGTCGCCTCGAAGTTGATCGGGTTGAGCATCCGCAATGGCGGCAACGAAACTATCGGCTCGGTCGCCGACGTGGTGTTCGACGAACGGCGCGCGGTGAAGTCCTATGTTGTCAGCGTCGGTGGCTTCCTCGGTCTGAACGCCAAGTACGTCGCCGTGGCGCCCGACACCTTGAAGCTTTCGCGCAAGGACGGCGGGACCCTCGACGCGGTGATCGAGACCGACAAGGATCAACTCCGCGCGGCGCCGGAATACATTTATCTCGGAGCTGAACCGAAGAAGTGA
- a CDS encoding CsbD family protein: protein MKSLRASVLCSALFGIVTVGSAQADDTPTTAGAVDRLKGLTNEVTGSAKRGVGNLTEDEAMKAEGREQKLGGQAQQERGRAKDTVENALDK from the coding sequence ATGAAAAGTCTTCGCGCGTCTGTGCTGTGTAGCGCCCTTTTCGGCATCGTCACCGTGGGTTCCGCCCAGGCGGACGACACGCCGACAACGGCGGGCGCGGTCGATCGGCTCAAGGGTCTGACGAATGAGGTCACCGGCAGCGCGAAACGCGGCGTCGGCAACCTGACGGAAGACGAGGCGATGAAGGCCGAGGGCCGCGAACAGAAGCTTGGGGGCCAGGCGCAGCAGGAGCGCGGCAGAGCCAAGGATACGGTCGAGAACGCCCTCGACAAGTAG